From the genome of Gorilla gorilla gorilla isolate KB3781 chromosome 4, NHGRI_mGorGor1-v2.1_pri, whole genome shotgun sequence:
AAGCCTGTGGCAGAATACATTGATCAGCAGTTTGAGCAGTATTTCCGAGACGAGAGTGGCCTGAACCGAAAGAACATCCAAGACAACAGGGTGCACTGCTGCCTGTACTTCATCTCACCCTTCGGCCACGGGTATGGTCCAAGCCTGAGGCTCCTGGCACCACCGGGTGCTGTCAAGGGAACAGGCCAAGAGCACCAGGGGCAGGGCTGCCACTAGCAGGTGGTCACAGATTCCTGTTCCCCAGGCTCCGGCCATTGGATGTTGAATTCATGAAGGCCCTGCATCAGCGGGTCAACATCGTGCCTATCCTGGCTAAGGCAGACACACTGACACCTCCCGAAGTGGACCGCAAGAAACGCAAAGTGAGGGAAGCTGGTGGTGGGAGGGGATCAGGTGGGCTTGTAGAAAGGATGTGGTCCCCAGAACTGTGGGCCCCTCATCTGTTTGTCAGATCCGGGAGgagattgagcattttggaatcAAGATCTATCAATTCCCAGACTGTGACTCTGATGAGGATGAGGACTTCAAATTGCAGGACCAAGCCCTAAAGGTGGGGCCACTCTAGGGCATCCCATTCCTATCTTATTTCTTCCAGGTAGAAAAAGGGAGTAGAATTCTATATTCAGGCTATCAGGGTGGGAAAGGACCCTGGCTTCCTAGAATGAAGCAGAGAAGATGACGATACAGGTGGAAAGAAAGAGGTGAGAACAGAGGGTGCTGACAGGCACCCCTAACCTCTTCCAGGAAAGCATCCCATTTGCAGTAATTGGCAGCAACACTGTAGTAGAGGCCAGAGGGCGGCGAGTTCGGGGTCGACTCTACCCCTGGGGCATCGTGGAAGGTAAAGCACTGAGCCTGTGACCAGGGTATCTCCTTGCCCTCAGTGGCTCTCCCCTACCTATGCCTCTGGCTGACCCCTAGCCTTGCTATGCAGTGGAAAACCCAGGGCACTGCGACTTTGTGAAGCTGAGGACAATGCTGGTACGTACCCACATGCAGGACCTGAAGGATGTGACGCGGGAGACACATTATGAGAACTACCGGGCACAGTGCATCCAGAGCATGACCCGCCTGGTGGTGAAGGAACGGAATCGCAAGTATGACCAGAAGCCAGGACAAAGCTGGCAGGGGGAGATCCCAAACCTAGCCTTGGGTGAGACCAAGCCCTACTTTTGTTCTTCTATAGGCCCAGGGCTCAATCTAAGCGGGTGCTGGGGTCCTCCTCGCCTTATCAACCCTTTTCTCCCTTTAGCAAACTGACTCGGGAAAGTGGTACCGACTTCCCCATCCCTGCTGTCCCACCAGGGACAGATCCAGAAACTGAGAAGCTTATCCGAGAGAAAGATGAGGAGGTGAGAGCAGTATGGGGTATAGGGGAGGTCTCCTGTTTGATCACCAACATTGGTATCTCTTTGTTTGGTAATAGAAAGATCCCTGGCTCTGGTGCATATTCGGGTCCTGGATAGGTCAATAGGTGGTTCTGTCCAGAGTCTCCATCACACCTCATGGCTACCAAGGTTCTGGCTTAAGGGATTAGAAATTTGGGGTACTTTCCCAATACTAAAGGACTCTCCAAAAGGCCCCATTTTGATGCCTGTGCCTATTCCAGCTGCGGCGGATGCAGGAGAtgctacacaaaatacaaaaacagatgaAGGAGAACTATTAACTGGCTTTCAGCCCTGGATATTTaaatctcctcctcttcttcctgtcCATGCCGGCCCCTCCCAGCACCAGCTCTGCTCAGGCCCCTTCAGCTACTGCCACTTCGCCTTACATCCCTGCTGACTGCCCAGAGACTCAGAGGAAATAAAGTTTAATAAATCTGTAGGTGGCTTCTGGTGTCCCTGTGTGTATTTT
Proteins encoded in this window:
- the SEPTIN4 gene encoding septin-4 isoform X4, translating into MIKRFLEDTTDDGELSKFVKDFSGNESCHPPEAKTWASRPQVPEPRPQAPDLYDDDLEFRPPSWPQSSDNQQYFCAPAPLSPSARPRSPWGKLDPYDSSEDDKEYVGFATLPNQVHRKSVKKGFDFTLMVAGESGLGKSTLVNSLFLTDLYRDRKLLGAEERIMQTVEITKHAVDIEEKGVRLRLTIVDTPGFGDAVNNTECWKPVAEYIDQQFEQYFRDESGLNRKNIQDNRVHCCLYFISPFGHGLRPLDVEFMKALHQRVNIVPILAKADTLTPPEVDRKKRKIREEIEHFGIKIYQFPDCDSDEDEDFKLQDQALKESIPFAVIGSNTVVEARGRRVRGRLYPWGIVEVENPGHCDFVKLRTMLVRTHMQDLKDVTRETHYENYRAQCIQSMTRLVVKERNRNKLTRESGTDFPIPAVPPGTDPETEKLIREKDEEKDPWLWCIFGSWIGQ
- the SEPTIN4 gene encoding septin-4 isoform X2; amino-acid sequence: MDRSLGWQGNSVPEDRTEAGIKRFLEDTTDDGELSKFVKDFSGNESCHPPEAKTWASRPQVPEPRPQAPDLYDDDLEFRPPSWPQSSDNQQYFCAPAPLSPSARPRSPWGKLDPYDSSEDDKEYVGFATLPNQVHRKSVKKGFDFTLMVAGESGLGKSTLVNSLFLTDLYRDRKLLGAEERIMQTVEITKHAVDIEEKGVRLRLTIVDTPGFGDAVNNTECWKPVAEYIDQQFEQYFRDESGLNRKNIQDNRVHCCLYFISPFGHGLRPLDVEFMKALHQRVNIVPILAKADTLTPPEVDRKKRKIREEIEHFGIKIYQFPDCDSDEDEDFKLQDQALKESIPFAVIGSNTVVEARGRRVRGRLYPWGIVEVENPGHCDFVKLRTMLVRTHMQDLKDVTRETHYENYRAQCIQSMTRLVVKERNRNKLTRESGTDFPIPAVPPGTDPETEKLIREKDEEKDPWLWCIFGSWIGQ
- the SEPTIN4 gene encoding septin-4 isoform X3 yields the protein MIKRFLEDTTDDGELSKFVKDFSGNESCHPPEAKTWASRPQVPEPRPQAPDLYDDDLEFRPPSWPQSSDNQQYFCAPAPLSPSARPRSPWGKLDPYDSSEDDKEYVGFATLPNQVHRKSVKKGFDFTLMVAGESGLGKSTLVNSLFLTDLYRDRKLLGAEERIMQTVEITKHAVDIEEKGVRLRLTIVDTPGFGDAVNNTECWKPVAEYIDQQFEQYFRDESGLNRKNIQDNRVHCCLYFISPFGHGLRPLDVEFMKALHQRVNIVPILAKADTLTPPEVDRKKRKIREEIEHFGIKIYQFPDCDSDEDEDFKLQDQALKESIPFAVIGSNTVVEARGRRVRGRLYPWGIVEVENPGHCDFVKLRTMLVRTHMQDLKDVTRETHYENYRAQCIQSMTRLVVKERNRNKLTRESGTDFPIPAVPPGTDPETEKLIREKDEELRRMQEMLHKIQKQMKENY
- the SEPTIN4 gene encoding septin-4 isoform X6, with product MDDKEYVGFATLPNQVHRKSVKKGFDFTLMVAGESGLGKSTLVNSLFLTDLYRDRKLLGAEERIMQTVEITKHAVDIEEKGVRLRLTIVDTPGFGDAVNNTECWKPVAEYIDQQFEQYFRDESGLNRKNIQDNRVHCCLYFISPFGHGLRPLDVEFMKALHQRVNIVPILAKADTLTPPEVDRKKRKIREEIEHFGIKIYQFPDCDSDEDEDFKLQDQALKESIPFAVIGSNTVVEARGRRVRGRLYPWGIVEVENPGHCDFVKLRTMLVRTHMQDLKDVTRETHYENYRAQCIQSMTRLVVKERNRNKLTRESGTDFPIPAVPPGTDPETEKLIREKDEELRRMQEMLHKIQKQMKENY
- the SEPTIN4 gene encoding septin-4 isoform X7 — its product is MVAGESGLGKSTLVNSLFLTDLYRDRKLLGAEERIMQTVEITKHAVDIEEKGVRLRLTIVDTPGFGDAVNNTECWKPVAEYIDQQFEQYFRDESGLNRKNIQDNRVHCCLYFISPFGHGLRPLDVEFMKALHQRVNIVPILAKADTLTPPEVDRKKRKIREEIEHFGIKIYQFPDCDSDEDEDFKLQDQALKESIPFAVIGSNTVVEARGRRVRGRLYPWGIVEVENPGHCDFVKLRTMLVRTHMQDLKDVTRETHYENYRAQCIQSMTRLVVKERNRNKLTRESGTDFPIPAVPPGTDPETEKLIREKDEELRRMQEMLHKIQKQMKENY
- the SEPTIN4 gene encoding septin-4 isoform X1, with product MDRSLGWQGNSVPEDRTEAGIKRFLEDTTDDGELSKFVKDFSGNESCHPPEAKTWASRPQVPEPRPQAPDLYDDDLEFRPPSWPQSSDNQQYFCAPAPLSPSARPRSPWGKLDPYDSSEDDKEYVGFATLPNQVHRKSVKKGFDFTLMVAGESGLGKSTLVNSLFLTDLYRDRKLLGAEERIMQTVEITKHAVDIEEKGVRLRLTIVDTPGFGDAVNNTECWKPVAEYIDQQFEQYFRDESGLNRKNIQDNRVHCCLYFISPFGHGLRPLDVEFMKALHQRVNIVPILAKADTLTPPEVDRKKRKIREEIEHFGIKIYQFPDCDSDEDEDFKLQDQALKESIPFAVIGSNTVVEARGRRVRGRLYPWGIVEVENPGHCDFVKLRTMLVRTHMQDLKDVTRETHYENYRAQCIQSMTRLVVKERNRNKLTRESGTDFPIPAVPPGTDPETEKLIREKDEELRRMQEMLHKIQKQMKENY
- the SEPTIN4 gene encoding septin-4 isoform X5; the protein is MDRSLGWQGNSVPEDRTEAGDDKEYVGFATLPNQVHRKSVKKGFDFTLMVAGESGLGKSTLVNSLFLTDLYRDRKLLGAEERIMQTVEITKHAVDIEEKGVRLRLTIVDTPGFGDAVNNTECWKPVAEYIDQQFEQYFRDESGLNRKNIQDNRVHCCLYFISPFGHGLRPLDVEFMKALHQRVNIVPILAKADTLTPPEVDRKKRKIREEIEHFGIKIYQFPDCDSDEDEDFKLQDQALKESIPFAVIGSNTVVEARGRRVRGRLYPWGIVEVENPGHCDFVKLRTMLVRTHMQDLKDVTRETHYENYRAQCIQSMTRLVVKERNRNKLTRESGTDFPIPAVPPGTDPETEKLIREKDEELRRMQEMLHKIQKQMKENY